Proteins from one Streptomyces roseifaciens genomic window:
- a CDS encoding alpha/beta hydrolase has protein sequence MTYSPPTTNRTRRGRPARAKRWVVAAASVVTLGLVAWPVMSYFEIPPFTDKGDPISFGKGADGKGGGDRTPGSKALMPLGPDAGFKVSGTVPEDGSKVAVTTYEGKKSGFKGKVWVWAPKEYDDPKYAKSGFPVLIALPGGAGFPNNYWMGSDLKLQASISKWAKEGKSLPFIIAMPVLNPENHDKDPKDPKLGQYWDGSDIPGQPKMGTWLTEDVPQLIKENFRTIKSRDGWAFMGSSTGASAGLKSVLQKPDKFKAVIASGPDIVPDSRLWAGHAKEKADNSSDVLAQRLIASKGPDVYLGLQVGSSEPVKPPIDRFVDKYGNKGPVKTKYHVIQGGEHNAASYVPNMETGGLIQWISEHMQGPTP, from the coding sequence ATGACATACAGCCCGCCGACCACCAACCGGACCCGGCGAGGAAGGCCGGCCCGCGCCAAACGCTGGGTCGTCGCCGCGGCTTCCGTCGTCACCCTCGGCCTGGTCGCCTGGCCGGTCATGTCCTACTTCGAGATCCCGCCGTTCACGGACAAGGGGGACCCGATCTCCTTCGGCAAGGGGGCGGACGGGAAGGGCGGCGGCGACCGGACGCCGGGCTCGAAGGCCCTGATGCCCCTGGGGCCGGACGCAGGTTTCAAGGTCTCCGGCACCGTCCCCGAGGACGGGTCCAAGGTCGCCGTGACGACGTACGAGGGCAAGAAGTCCGGCTTCAAGGGCAAGGTCTGGGTCTGGGCCCCCAAGGAGTACGACGACCCGAAGTACGCCAAGAGCGGCTTCCCGGTGCTGATAGCCCTGCCCGGTGGTGCGGGCTTCCCCAACAACTACTGGATGGGCTCGGACCTCAAGCTCCAGGCCTCCATATCCAAGTGGGCGAAGGAGGGCAAGAGCCTGCCCTTCATCATCGCGATGCCCGTGCTGAACCCCGAGAACCACGACAAGGACCCCAAGGACCCGAAGCTGGGCCAGTACTGGGACGGCAGTGACATCCCGGGCCAGCCGAAGATGGGCACCTGGCTCACCGAGGACGTCCCGCAGCTGATCAAGGAGAACTTCCGGACCATCAAGTCCCGCGACGGCTGGGCCTTCATGGGCTCGTCCACCGGTGCCTCCGCGGGCCTGAAGTCCGTGCTCCAGAAGCCGGACAAGTTCAAGGCCGTCATAGCCTCCGGCCCCGACATCGTCCCCGACTCGCGCCTGTGGGCCGGCCACGCGAAGGAGAAGGCGGACAACAGCTCCGACGTCCTGGCCCAGCGGCTCATCGCGAGCAAGGGCCCGGACGTCTACCTGGGTCTCCAGGTCGGCTCCAGCGAGCCGGTCAAGCCGCCGATCGACCGCTTCGTCGACAAGTACGGCAACAAGGGACCGGTCAAGACGAAGTACCACGTGATCCAGGGCGGGGAGCACAACGCCGCCAGCTACGTGCCCAACATGGAGACCGGGGGACTCATCCAGTGGATCAGCGAGCACATGCAGGGCCCCACACCCTGA
- a CDS encoding SMP-30/gluconolactonase/LRE family protein, with translation MTMRIRKVFFAAGLVSALLAGGSQVPAAAAGAPAPAGTALGSCEQQAGVEVFRKGGIPVLDWRENLEFDGRGTLWVAHIMKNRVEGYAPDGTLRTSFPVSGPGGLRRGPDGMMYVNYGVNPLATDGGIMRFDPAAATPKPEKVVGGIRGINGLAVDAAGNFYLSRELATGIVKVRPDGTKDEEWTRAADVFGANGLEIVGDQLYASAITDTSSPVHRIPLNDPARRTTVTHLSRNLLDMKFLDDLTYVDGSLVVASFRDGRLIRVDPDTGRSCVLASGLHMPSSVRVARGFGEHSAQHALFVVEASGRILKVTLR, from the coding sequence ATGACGATGCGCATACGCAAGGTGTTCTTCGCGGCGGGCCTGGTCTCCGCGCTCCTGGCGGGGGGCTCGCAGGTGCCGGCGGCCGCCGCGGGGGCACCGGCCCCGGCCGGGACCGCCCTCGGGTCGTGCGAGCAGCAGGCGGGCGTGGAAGTCTTCCGCAAGGGCGGCATACCGGTCCTCGACTGGCGGGAGAACCTGGAGTTCGACGGCCGCGGCACCCTCTGGGTCGCCCACATCATGAAGAACCGGGTCGAGGGATACGCCCCCGACGGCACGCTCAGAACGAGCTTCCCGGTGAGCGGCCCCGGCGGTCTCCGGCGCGGCCCGGACGGCATGATGTACGTCAACTACGGTGTGAACCCGCTGGCGACGGACGGCGGCATCATGCGCTTCGACCCGGCCGCCGCCACCCCGAAGCCCGAGAAGGTCGTGGGCGGGATCCGGGGCATCAACGGCCTGGCCGTCGACGCCGCGGGCAACTTCTACCTCAGCCGCGAGCTGGCCACCGGAATCGTCAAGGTCCGCCCGGACGGCACGAAGGACGAGGAGTGGACCCGGGCCGCGGACGTCTTCGGCGCCAACGGCCTGGAGATCGTCGGCGACCAGCTGTACGCGAGCGCCATCACCGACACCTCCTCCCCGGTCCACCGCATCCCGCTGAACGACCCGGCACGCCGTACGACGGTCACGCACCTCAGCAGGAACCTCCTGGACATGAAGTTCCTCGACGACCTCACGTACGTCGACGGGAGCCTGGTCGTCGCGTCCTTCCGCGACGGCCGGCTCATCCGGGTGGACCCGGACACCGGCCGCTCCTGCGTCCTGGCGAGCGGGCTGCACATGCCCAGCAGCGTCCGGGTGGCCCGTGGGTTCGGCGAACACAGCGCCCAGCACGCCCTGTTCGTGGTGGAGGCCTCCGGCCGCATCCTGAAGGTGACTCTCCGCTGA
- a CDS encoding MFS transporter, whose product MNKIFLPLAALSTSVFVVGTAEYLIAGMLPQVGADLGIPEGTAGQSVTAYALGVVIGGPVMTMLTSRVPRKRLAVGLMLLFAAGSAVCALAPAFGVLLTGRVLSSLSHAAFLAVAMVVTTGLVPPEKTGTAVATVASGFAVATLLGVPLGSLLGQSAGWRAPFWALTVLALAATALLAAVMPEQPAPATRVRDELRVVTRRPVLLAIAATAVGFSGVTTVFTYLTPLLARIAHFSPAAVSGLLLAYGAGSVLGNLAAGKLTDKSLSTTVRGVFGGLTGVLALVPFAVLWQPTAVLAVLGLGLLATATIAPLQGLILRHAGAAPTLAVAVNAGAFNLGAAAGSALGGLMVAAGALRWTGLAGASMTAAGLALTYAVLPRANAGRRPAARRQDDRSHPRGVLTRRR is encoded by the coding sequence ATGAACAAGATCTTCCTCCCCCTCGCCGCCCTGAGCACGAGCGTCTTCGTCGTCGGCACGGCGGAATACCTGATCGCGGGCATGCTGCCGCAGGTCGGGGCGGATCTCGGGATCCCGGAAGGGACGGCCGGGCAGTCCGTGACCGCCTACGCCCTGGGCGTGGTGATCGGCGGCCCGGTGATGACCATGCTGACGTCCCGGGTGCCCCGCAAACGGCTGGCCGTGGGGCTGATGCTGCTGTTCGCTGCGGGCAGCGCGGTCTGCGCCCTGGCGCCCGCCTTCGGCGTGCTGCTCACCGGGCGCGTGCTCTCGTCCCTCAGCCACGCCGCGTTCCTGGCGGTGGCGATGGTGGTCACGACCGGCCTGGTCCCTCCGGAGAAGACCGGAACGGCCGTCGCCACGGTCGCCTCGGGCTTCGCCGTGGCCACCCTGCTCGGCGTACCGCTGGGATCCCTGCTGGGCCAGAGCGCCGGATGGCGCGCCCCCTTCTGGGCGTTGACCGTGCTCGCCCTGGCCGCGACCGCGCTGCTCGCCGCCGTAATGCCCGAGCAGCCGGCCCCCGCCACGCGGGTACGGGACGAGCTGCGCGTGGTCACCCGCAGGCCGGTGCTGCTGGCCATAGCCGCCACTGCCGTCGGCTTCTCGGGCGTGACCACCGTCTTCACCTACCTCACGCCGCTCCTCGCCCGGATCGCGCACTTCTCCCCGGCTGCCGTCTCCGGACTCCTCCTCGCCTACGGCGCGGGCAGCGTCCTGGGAAACCTGGCGGCCGGAAAACTGACGGACAAGTCCCTGTCCACGACCGTACGCGGCGTGTTCGGCGGCCTGACTGGCGTGCTGGCCCTCGTGCCGTTCGCCGTCCTGTGGCAGCCCACGGCCGTGCTCGCGGTCCTCGGGCTCGGGCTGCTCGCCACGGCCACGATCGCCCCGCTGCAGGGACTGATCCTGCGGCACGCGGGGGCCGCGCCCACCCTGGCCGTCGCCGTCAACGCGGGCGCCTTCAACCTCGGGGCGGCCGCCGGGTCCGCCCTCGGCGGGCTGATGGTCGCCGCGGGCGCACTGCGCTGGACCGGCCTGGCCGGAGCCTCGATGACTGCGGCCGGCCTGGCCCTGACCTACGCGGTCCTGCCCCGTGCCAACGCCGGGCGCCGTCCTGCCGCCCGGCGGCAGGACGACCGGTCCCACCCTCGGGGAGTTCTCACACGCAGGAGGTGA
- a CDS encoding MerR family transcriptional regulator produces MRIGELSRRTGVHERLLRYYEAQGLLHPARLPSGYREYAEGDVAAVRRIRSLLAAGLNTATIAAILPCLREEGERLVPTCSDLVADLFRERDRITRAITDLQSSRAALDHVIAAAPAEVADRAFATLEMPVHA; encoded by the coding sequence ATGAGGATCGGCGAACTGTCCCGGAGGACCGGCGTCCACGAGCGGCTGCTGCGCTACTACGAGGCCCAGGGCCTGCTCCACCCCGCCCGGCTCCCCAGCGGCTACCGGGAATACGCCGAAGGGGACGTCGCCGCCGTGCGCCGCATCCGCAGCCTGCTCGCGGCCGGTCTGAACACCGCCACCATCGCCGCGATCCTGCCCTGCCTGCGGGAGGAGGGCGAACGGCTCGTTCCCACCTGCTCCGACCTGGTCGCGGACCTCTTCAGGGAACGCGACCGGATCACGCGCGCCATCACCGACCTGCAGTCCTCCCGGGCCGCGCTCGACCACGTCATCGCCGCGGCCCCCGCCGAGGTGGCCGACCGGGCGTTCGCCACGCTGGAGATGCCCGTACATGCGTGA
- the dacB gene encoding D-alanyl-D-alanine carboxypeptidase/D-alanyl-D-alanine-endopeptidase, translating to MTGFTRGWRARAGIAVAVITALTAASAGPAAAVRERGPGAAIEAVMKKPGYEHARWGLLEVDEKGRTVRSKNAGEFFIPGSAAKLFSVSATWRTIGGDHRFTTPVLAVGHRNHSVLDGHLVLVGQGDLSLGGRTGPGGTMEYTDVDHTYANDVPGATLTPQNPLAGIDELARQVRHSGITEVNGDVVVDSRLFTSSANLDPGPTPLIVNDNVIDLLTTPTSAGHPAKLDWRPHVAPYQVDSHVRTVPAGGTTDISVTASPDGTRITLTGTVAAGAKPVLRVSPVRNPDAFGRTALIEALGRAGVTVHAHATGPNPAGLLRQERHATERVAAYVSPPYAEYAKVILKVSHNLGANLGICLMAVHTGSHSCDDGFRPLAEFVRKAGADPRQLQLLDGRGGNPVDRIVPTAFPRLLRFWERTPDAARFRKALPILGVDGSLAGSCTRAATCPAHGKVFAKPGTVAGFDAVNNRLAVGGDTLAGYFDTGHGRHHTFFIGVNGASAPDIKGLLAIIDDLNHIAALLQQQAAAREHGQRRGH from the coding sequence ATGACAGGCTTCACGCGGGGATGGCGGGCACGGGCGGGCATTGCGGTCGCCGTGATCACCGCGTTGACGGCGGCGTCCGCGGGCCCCGCGGCGGCGGTGCGCGAGCGCGGGCCGGGCGCCGCCATCGAGGCGGTCATGAAGAAGCCCGGGTACGAGCACGCGCGGTGGGGCCTGCTGGAGGTCGACGAGAAGGGGCGCACCGTCCGGTCGAAGAACGCCGGCGAGTTCTTCATCCCCGGCTCCGCGGCCAAGCTGTTCAGCGTCTCGGCCACCTGGCGGACCATCGGCGGCGACCACCGGTTCACCACGCCCGTGCTGGCCGTCGGGCACCGGAACCACTCGGTGCTGGACGGCCACCTCGTGCTCGTCGGCCAGGGCGACCTCAGCCTGGGCGGGCGGACGGGCCCGGGCGGCACCATGGAGTACACCGACGTCGACCACACCTACGCCAACGACGTCCCCGGCGCGACGCTGACCCCGCAGAACCCGCTGGCGGGGATCGACGAACTGGCCCGCCAGGTGCGGCACTCCGGCATCACCGAGGTCAACGGGGACGTCGTCGTCGACTCCCGGCTCTTCACCTCGTCCGCGAACCTGGACCCGGGCCCGACCCCGCTCATCGTCAACGACAACGTGATCGACCTGCTGACCACCCCGACGTCCGCCGGCCACCCCGCCAAGCTCGACTGGCGCCCGCACGTCGCGCCGTACCAGGTCGACTCGCACGTGCGCACCGTCCCGGCGGGCGGCACCACCGACATCTCCGTCACCGCCTCGCCGGACGGCACCCGCATCACCCTCACCGGGACCGTCGCCGCCGGGGCGAAGCCCGTCCTGAGGGTGTCCCCGGTGCGCAACCCCGACGCCTTCGGGCGGACCGCCCTCATCGAGGCGCTCGGCCGTGCGGGCGTCACCGTCCACGCGCACGCGACCGGCCCCAACCCGGCCGGCCTCCTGCGGCAGGAGCGGCACGCCACGGAGCGCGTCGCGGCGTACGTGTCGCCTCCTTACGCCGAGTACGCCAAGGTCATCCTCAAGGTCAGCCACAACCTCGGGGCCAACCTGGGCATCTGCCTGATGGCCGTGCACACCGGGAGCCACAGCTGCGACGACGGCTTCCGGCCGCTCGCCGAGTTCGTCCGCAAGGCCGGGGCCGACCCGCGGCAGCTGCAGCTCCTGGACGGGCGCGGCGGCAACCCCGTGGACCGCATCGTCCCGACGGCCTTCCCGCGCCTGCTGAGATTCTGGGAGCGGACCCCCGACGCGGCCCGGTTCCGCAAGGCCCTGCCGATCCTGGGCGTCGACGGCTCCCTCGCCGGCTCCTGCACCCGCGCGGCCACCTGCCCGGCCCACGGCAAGGTCTTCGCCAAACCCGGCACGGTCGCGGGCTTCGACGCCGTCAACAACCGGCTGGCCGTGGGCGGCGACACCCTGGCCGGCTACTTCGACACCGGCCACGGCCGGCACCACACCTTCTTCATCGGCGTCAACGGCGCCTCCGCACCGGACATCAAGGGCCTCCTGGCCATCATCGACGACCTCAACCACATCGCGGCCCTCCTCCAACAGCAGGCAGCCGCCCGCGAACACGGACAGCGGCGCGGGCACTGA
- a CDS encoding GTP cyclohydrolase II — translation MEATVTSFDALSHSGEHVLISMGTPGDIPLVRVHSECLTGDVFGSLRCDCGPQLREAQRKIHERGGALVYLRQEGRGIGLYNKIDTYALQDTGMDTFAANTALGFAPDARDYAVAAQMLQAVGMHRIDLLTNNADKSEQLRRNGIEVVHEIPTETYANPHNIRYLAAKSTVTRHGLTLDADRDVKEALS, via the coding sequence GTGGAAGCGACCGTCACCTCGTTCGACGCTCTTTCCCACAGCGGTGAGCACGTGCTGATCAGTATGGGGACGCCGGGGGACATCCCCTTGGTCCGCGTCCATTCCGAGTGCCTGACCGGCGACGTCTTCGGCTCGTTACGCTGCGACTGCGGCCCGCAGTTGCGCGAGGCGCAGCGCAAAATACATGAACGCGGCGGAGCGCTCGTCTATCTCCGGCAGGAGGGGCGCGGCATCGGTCTCTACAACAAGATCGACACCTATGCCTTGCAGGACACCGGCATGGACACCTTCGCGGCGAACACGGCCCTCGGCTTCGCGCCCGACGCCCGCGACTATGCGGTGGCGGCGCAAATGCTCCAGGCGGTCGGAATGCACCGGATCGATCTCTTGACGAACAACGCCGACAAGTCGGAACAGCTGCGCCGGAACGGCATCGAGGTCGTCCACGAAATACCTACCGAGACGTACGCCAACCCCCACAACATCCGGTATCTCGCGGCGAAATCCACGGTCACCCGGCACGGGCTCACCCTCGATGCCGACCGGGACGTCAAGGAAGCGCTGTCGTGA
- a CDS encoding flavin reductase family protein, translating into MISQDLVEQLMRYGTSTVGIITAAGRSGVNLMSAEWTYLVARRPPHFAVGCQIKNHTTGLILERREFGLTLCDASMASLANFAGTFTGAEIDKSSASGLRLREPAVTGTPTVEGGTLSAECRVRSVVDLPDYALIVGEAVWMAVDPARNATPLVKHGGMYELGERILSREVTGSATAFPDGTVRLCASAQGVDDPEQPVPWTVTLSPGAGGPEVPVGTVRDGEDLDVVIELPRAPLPGDALIVARPDCRPVRVALPTT; encoded by the coding sequence ATGATCAGCCAGGACCTGGTCGAGCAGCTGATGCGGTACGGGACGTCGACCGTCGGCATCATCACCGCGGCCGGACGGAGCGGCGTGAACCTCATGTCCGCGGAGTGGACCTACCTCGTGGCCCGGCGGCCACCCCACTTCGCCGTCGGCTGCCAGATCAAGAACCACACCACGGGGCTCATCCTGGAGCGGCGCGAGTTCGGCCTCACGCTCTGCGACGCGTCCATGGCCTCCCTGGCGAACTTCGCCGGGACCTTCACCGGCGCCGAGATAGACAAGAGCTCGGCGTCCGGCCTGCGGCTGCGCGAGCCGGCCGTGACCGGCACGCCGACCGTCGAGGGCGGCACGCTCAGCGCCGAGTGCCGCGTCCGGTCGGTCGTGGACCTCCCCGACTACGCGCTGATCGTCGGAGAAGCCGTGTGGATGGCGGTCGATCCGGCGCGCAACGCCACCCCACTGGTCAAACACGGGGGCATGTACGAGCTCGGCGAGCGGATCCTCAGCCGGGAGGTGACCGGCTCCGCCACCGCCTTCCCCGACGGCACCGTGCGCCTGTGCGCCTCCGCGCAGGGCGTCGACGACCCCGAGCAGCCGGTGCCGTGGACCGTCACCCTGTCCCCGGGCGCCGGCGGCCCGGAGGTCCCCGTCGGCACCGTGCGCGACGGCGAGGACCTGGACGTCGTCATCGAGCTGCCACGAGCCCCCCTACCGGGCGACGCACTGATCGTCGCCCGCCCCGACTGCCGGCCCGTACGCGTCGCGCTGCCGACGACGTGA